In a single window of the Bufo bufo chromosome 5, aBufBuf1.1, whole genome shotgun sequence genome:
- the LOC121000752 gene encoding neoverrucotoxin subunit alpha-like, protein MTLEIPSLGRPFSLGMLYDCYEEKLVPGITLWNRKDLANNISTTPQNCTDFEVLTSDTVSGKSSALNVSGELKLSLWSGMVEVGGSGKYFTDTKESNKQARVTLKYLRTTRFDQLSMNHLCQKNITYKDVLDKGIATHVVTGILYGAQAFFIFDKKISNAETTKEVKGKITGMVMKIGNLTGEVNMNEAGNEEVRQFNCKFHGDFALEKNPVNYEEAVTTYASLPKLLGEDGEKAVPIKVWLYPLKNLDDRAASLVRQISDHLVFTAENILQQMSEVVIECNDLMRHPAAIIFPALNKISQFKKFFEYFRATVQKELSQVLPAIRCGNMEESNLENILTKKDKSPFRDKNIRTFLIRRWLEMETVHSLLKQLKDIRVVSGERELIKELLDPNFQNTVCVNFSSLASEDPYLSHLESWLHEKTWDLHDSFNEGENQQWFEQREIHNKIEQIVQRWQGFSSVPANFLVTSVECSTYHGICIHVYNKGSLQRHCMCI, encoded by the exons ATGACTTTAGAAATCCCATCTCTAGGACGCCCCTTCTCTCTCGGGATGTTGTACGATTGTTATGAAGAGAAACTTGTTCCAG GCATTACCCTATGGAACAGAAAGGATCTGGCCAACAATATTTCCACAACGCCTCAAAATTGCACAGATTTTGAAGTGCTGACATCTGACACGGTTTCTGGCAAGTCGTCTGCTCTGAATGTCTCTGGAGAACTAAAGCTCAGTCTGTGGAGTGGCATGGTCGAAGTCGGGGGATCTGGAAAATACTTTACTGATACAAAGGAATCGAATAAACAAGCTAGAGTCACTCTGAAGTACTTGAGAACCACCAGGTTTGATCAACTCAGTATGAACCACCTCTGCCAAAAGAACATTACCTACAAAGATGTGTTAGACAAAGGGATAGCAACTCATGTGGTTACCGGCATTTTATATGGAGCCCAGGCATTCTTcatatttgacaaaaaaatttccAACGCTGAAACTACTAAAGAAGTTAAAGGAAAAATTACAGGAATGGTCATGAAGATAGGAAATCTCACAGGAGAGGTGAATATGAATGAAGCAGGGAATGAAGAAGTCCGTCAGTTCAACTGTAAGTTTCATGGGGACTTTGCTCTGGAGAAAAACCCAGTGAATTACGAGGAAGCAGTGACAACCTATGCCAGCCTCCCAAAACTATTAGGAGAGGATGGGGAGAAGGCCGTGCCTATAAAAGTCTGGCTGTACCCCTTGAAAAACTTGGACGACAGAGCTGCCAGCTTGGTAAGACAGATTAGTGATCATCTGGTTTTCACAGCAGAGAACATCCTGCAGCAGATGTCAGAAGTCGTCATAGAGTGTAACGATCTGATGAGACATCCGGCGGCCATAATTTTCCCAGCTCTCAACAAGATCAGCCAGTTCAAGAAATTTTTTGAATATTTTAGGGCTACAGTCCAGAAAGAGTTGTCCCAAGTACTGCCAGCTATACGTTGTGGAAATATGGAAGAGTCTAATCTGGAGAACATTCTCACCAAGAAAGATAAATCTCCATTTAGGGACAAGAACATCAGGACATTTCTCATCAGAAGATGGCTGGAGATGGAGACTGTCCATTCATTATTAAAGCAACTGAAGGATATCAGAGTGGTGTCAGGGGAAAGAGAGCTGATAAAAGAACTTCTTGATCCAAACTTTCAAAACACAGTTTGCGTTAACTTCTCCTCCTTGGCTTCTGAAGACCCGTATCTCTCACATTTAGAGTCCTGGCTTCATGAGAAAACTTGGGATCTTCATGACAGTTTTAACGAAGGGGAAAATCAACAATGGTTCGAACAAAGAGAAATACATAATAAGATTGAGCAAATTGTGCAACGATGGCAGGGATTTTCTTCGGTACCAGCTAATTTCCTGGTCACATCTGTTGAATGCAGTACATATCacggaatctgtattcatgtttaCAATAAGGGTTCACTCCAGAGACACTGTATGTGTATCTAA